The Aspergillus fumigatus Af293 chromosome 3, whole genome shotgun sequence region GTTCCGGGGTGTCATAGCACCAAATGGGCTGCCTACACAGGCAAGTTTGATAACGCCCCCGGGCACCACCAGCGACTTTCGGAACACGCCGAGGCTTACCCGGCCGGTGGCAGGCTTCAATTTCCCAAATAGGAGCACGGAACTTGgcgagatggagaaggtGCCCCCGCAAATCACTGGAAAACGGCGGGGTGGTAGTAGAAAGGCCTGTAACGAGTGTAAACAGCAAAAGGTGAGCTAATCAGTCCTTGGCTACTGGGCTCGCGGTGTTGAATGGCCCCAAATGAAATAGCCCACCTTCATATCCAGATCGAAGACCTGTTTTTTCTGTCCTCGACTGCTGGCTGAACATGGTATGTTGGGTTTCAACAGCTTCGATGTGATATTGTTCAGACGCCGGCAGCGGCATGTTCGCGCTGTCGGCGCCTTCAGATAGAATGCAAGGTTGAGCCTACATTCAGGCGAATCTCCAAGCGGAGGTAAGTCTTCTACGATACACATCTATACTCGAACACCCTTTTCCTGTCTGACTCTTTGACAGACGCAACGCTGAAATGGAAAAGGAGATCGCAGAACTCCGTCGACGGCTCGCTATCAATGGCGAACGGCCTCAGACGGGGGAGGCCAACGCCAGCGATGAAATGTCGCAGTGTTCAGAAGATGTGTACTGTGGACCAAACTCCGCGCTTTCCAGTCGGGGTCgccctctctcttccccctTGAAACCGCAACCTCTACCAGGTCCTTTGGCTTTAGCCAGAGACAGTTCCATCATCTCCCAGGACGACAGTCCTTGGAGACTGGAGGATGTCACACTCTCCAGACAACGAGTAGCACGATTGTTTGACCAGTACTTACCCACTTTCCCTGTTCTGCTCAAGAGGAACTGGCGTCAGTTAACGACCCGCTAGATACTTCACGTACTACCACCCCTTTCTGCCTCTTCTAAATCCTCAAAAGCCTCCTGAGGAGTATCTGCGCCGCAGCCGCTTGCAAGCCTGGACGATCATTTGCATCGCTAGTCGTCGAGCGCCATCAGAACCGGGCCTTCTAAGTTCACTCACTGGGCCTTTCAGCAGGCTCCTTTGGTCGACCCTTACTGGAGTGCCTCAAGACTACCGTGTGGTCAAGGCTTTATGCCTACTTTGCACCTGGCCGCTGCCCACAACGAGTCAAAGGACCGATGCTACTTTTATGCTTAGCGGACTGATGATGCAGATTGCGATGCAGCTGGGTCTGCATCGGCCTGTCCAGGCAGAGGAGTTTACGACGTTCCGAATGgaagctcaaggagaagcagTGAAGGATCGTTTACAGACATGGGCTATCTGTAATATTGTGGCTCAGAAGTAAGTACTGGCGATCCCTGCCAGCAATCTCATGCATCTTGGATGTTGATAAATGCCCTTTGCAGCGTCGCAACCGGCTACGGACAGCCCCCAGGTACCATTTATGATTGGGCGCTTGAACCACCATCTCTCCGAGACGCCGATTACAATCCTTCGGATGACTTGCGAATCCGGTTGCGGATTGAAAAGTTCTGTGACCGCGTGACAAAGGCACTATATAGCGGAAAGCCTGACCCAGCCGAATTCATCAGTTCGGAGAAATTGTTAATCGTCCAGCTTCTGGAGAGTGAACTCCGGGAGATGGAAGTCGACTTTGGTCGCGA contains the following coding sequences:
- a CDS encoding transcription factor domain-containing protein; protein product: MDLEFRGVIAPNGLPTQASLITPPGTTSDFRNTPRLTRPVAGFNFPNRSTELGEMEKVPPQITGKRRGGSRKACNECKQQKLRCDIVQTPAAACSRCRRLQIECKVEPTFRRISKRRRNAEMEKEIAELRRRLAINGERPQTGEANASDEMSQCSEDVYCGPNSALSSRGRPLSSPLKPQPLPGPLALARDSSIISQDDSPWRLEDVTLSRQRVARLFDQYFTYYHPFLPLLNPQKPPEEYLRRSRLQAWTIICIASRRAPSEPGLLSSLTGPFSRLLWSTLTGVPQDYRVVKALCLLCTWPLPTTSQRTDATFMLSGLMMQIAMQLGLHRPVQAEEFTTFRMEAQGEAVKDRLQTWAICNIVAQNVATGYGQPPGTIYDWALEPPSLRDADYNPSDDLRIRLRIEKFCDRVTKALYSGKPDPAEFISSEKLLIVQLLESELREMEVDFGRDISNINMIHLRAAELHLRYFVFLGSNPRGEDLTKLFIATTSFLGRVLDLETSPGELIGHATNYILQMIVSAAFALMKLLKSDFSRHIDFDHGKLLFNGAISAIRRISVMDHDRPVRLADILAQMWNANEAAHSPGDNVLELKVRCRMSMSHVYDTVWRWRQRFRPMRSIEDSQVTVADPNISAAAGTVTRQQDDTLDETGLIYPPNFDQGAFISEAGFSEVFDSLNWVFDGIPDSFVAPPVM